One genomic window of uncultured delta proteobacterium includes the following:
- a CDS encoding hypothetical protein (Evidence 5 : No homology to any previously reported sequences), translated as MRIYIIEPEKYTRFSPSKPSPKKIFALQPVRFPALICFVHLAYRKPDSSGTAIAISFTSGTADQRTSNGSFL; from the coding sequence ATGCGTATATACATCATTGAACCGGAAAAGTACACCCGTTTCAGCCCTTCCAAGCCCTCCCCCAAAAAAATATTTGCGCTGCAACCTGTGCGGTTCCCGGCTCTTATCTGTTTTGTGCATCTCGCTTACCGGAAACCGGACAGTTCTGGCACGGCGATTGCTATTTCCTTCACAAGCGGTACAGCCGACCAGCGGACATCGAACGGGAGCTTTCTGTGA
- the cat gene encoding 4-hydroxybutyrate coenzyme A transferase, which translates to MNWREHVKNNTVTAAEAAALVASGNRVAVGHAAGAPDILTRAMVARADALRDVEITHMVALDECLYCRPEYEKSFRFNSTFMSRPTVDALAEGRADYTPIFFSQIPILMRDPSFPIDVAMIMVTPPDDQGRVSLGVSVDYTLQIALSAKITIAQVNRHMPYIVGGALIDVSEIDRFVFHDSPLPESPPAAFGDTERAIGEQIANLIPDGACLQLGIGSIPDAVLAALDGKRDLGVHSEMISDGAMRLVEKGVINCSRKTIHQGKIVISFAMGTSSFYAWLDRNPMIESYPVDYVDDARVIGRHDNLVAINSAMSVDLLGQVAAESIGTRQFSAVGGQVDFVRGARFSQGGFSIIAMPATAAGGAVSRICGTFPQGQAITTTRNDVDYIVTEYGTAYLWGKTTNQRAAALIAIAAPEFREELAREARDVYGFKVNI; encoded by the coding sequence GTGAACTGGCGCGAGCACGTAAAGAACAACACGGTCACAGCCGCCGAGGCGGCCGCTCTTGTTGCTTCCGGCAACAGGGTTGCCGTGGGGCATGCCGCCGGCGCGCCGGATATCCTCACCCGCGCCATGGTGGCCCGCGCCGATGCGCTCCGCGACGTCGAGATCACCCACATGGTCGCGCTGGACGAATGTCTATACTGCCGCCCGGAATACGAAAAGAGCTTCCGCTTCAACAGCACCTTCATGAGCCGCCCCACGGTGGACGCTCTGGCCGAAGGCCGGGCCGATTACACGCCCATTTTCTTTTCGCAGATCCCCATCCTGATGCGGGACCCGTCCTTCCCCATCGACGTGGCCATGATTATGGTCACCCCGCCCGACGACCAGGGCCGGGTAAGCCTCGGCGTCTCCGTGGACTACACGCTGCAAATCGCCCTTTCCGCAAAAATCACCATCGCCCAGGTCAACAGGCACATGCCCTACATCGTGGGCGGCGCGCTGATCGACGTTTCGGAAATAGACCGCTTCGTGTTCCACGATTCTCCTTTGCCCGAGTCGCCCCCGGCGGCTTTCGGCGATACGGAGCGGGCCATCGGCGAACAGATCGCGAACCTTATCCCGGACGGGGCCTGCTTGCAGCTCGGCATCGGCTCCATTCCGGACGCCGTGCTGGCCGCGCTGGACGGCAAACGCGACCTTGGCGTGCACTCGGAAATGATCTCCGACGGCGCCATGCGCCTGGTGGAAAAGGGCGTCATCAACTGCTCGCGCAAGACCATCCACCAGGGGAAAATCGTCATCTCCTTCGCCATGGGAACATCTTCCTTCTATGCTTGGCTCGACCGCAATCCCATGATAGAAAGCTATCCTGTCGACTACGTGGACGACGCGCGCGTCATCGGCCGGCACGACAATCTGGTCGCCATCAACTCCGCCATGTCCGTGGATCTCCTCGGGCAGGTGGCCGCCGAGTCCATAGGCACCAGGCAGTTTTCCGCCGTGGGCGGCCAGGTGGATTTCGTGCGCGGCGCGCGCTTCTCCCAGGGCGGGTTCAGCATCATCGCCATGCCGGCCACCGCCGCCGGCGGCGCGGTTTCCCGCATCTGCGGCACATTCCCGCAAGGACAAGCCATTACCACAACCCGGAACGACGTGGACTATATCGTGACCGAATACGGAACCGCCTATCTTTGGGGAAAAACGACCAACCAACGGGCGGCGGCGCTCATCGCCATCGCGGCCCCGGAATTTCGTGAGGAACTCGCCCGTGAAGCCCGCGACGTCTACGGCTTCAAGGTGAATATTTAA
- the bcd gene encoding Acyl-CoA dehydrogenase, short-chain specific → MSMLTEDQELIQGMVREFAVDEVAPIAAEIDKTHEFPTATVARMAELGLLGLTVPEEYEGSEGDYISYSVAVEEMSRVCASHGVILSAHVSLCVAPIKYFGTEEQKKKYLPDLASGRKLGAFGLTEAGAGTDASAQKTTAVLQGDKYILNGAKVFITNGGYAETFVVFAMTDKEKGNKGISAFIVEKSFPGFSIGQTEDKMGICASSTTEIIMKNCEVPKENLLGKEGEGFKIAMHTLDGGRIGIASQALGIAQGALDAAVAYAKERVQFGKPIAANQGIQWMLADMATRTEVARNMIRHTCALRDAHQKHSMESAMSKVFAAETAMWVTTKAVQIHGGLGYTKSYPVERYMRDAKITEIYEGTSEVQRIVISAGLLK, encoded by the coding sequence ATGAGCATGTTGACCGAAGATCAAGAACTCATCCAGGGCATGGTACGTGAATTCGCGGTCGACGAAGTGGCCCCCATCGCCGCCGAAATCGACAAAACCCACGAATTTCCCACGGCCACCGTGGCCCGCATGGCGGAACTCGGCCTCCTCGGCCTGACCGTGCCGGAAGAGTACGAAGGGTCCGAAGGCGACTACATCAGCTACTCCGTGGCGGTGGAAGAAATGTCCCGGGTGTGCGCCTCCCACGGCGTTATCCTGTCCGCCCACGTTTCTTTGTGCGTGGCCCCGATCAAGTACTTCGGGACCGAGGAACAGAAGAAAAAATACCTGCCGGATCTGGCCTCCGGCCGCAAGCTCGGCGCCTTCGGCCTGACGGAAGCCGGCGCGGGCACCGACGCCTCCGCCCAGAAAACCACCGCCGTCCTGCAGGGCGACAAGTACATCCTGAACGGCGCCAAGGTGTTCATCACCAACGGCGGCTATGCGGAAACCTTCGTGGTGTTCGCCATGACCGACAAGGAAAAGGGCAACAAGGGCATTTCCGCCTTTATCGTGGAAAAGAGCTTCCCCGGCTTCTCCATCGGCCAGACCGAGGACAAGATGGGCATCTGCGCTTCTTCCACCACCGAAATCATCATGAAGAACTGCGAAGTGCCGAAGGAAAACCTGCTGGGCAAGGAAGGCGAAGGCTTCAAAATCGCCATGCACACCCTTGACGGCGGCCGCATCGGCATCGCCTCCCAGGCGCTGGGCATCGCCCAGGGCGCGCTTGACGCCGCCGTCGCGTACGCGAAGGAACGCGTGCAGTTCGGCAAGCCCATCGCCGCCAACCAGGGCATCCAGTGGATGCTGGCCGACATGGCGACCCGCACGGAAGTGGCGCGCAACATGATCCGCCACACCTGCGCCCTGCGTGACGCCCACCAGAAGCACTCCATGGAATCCGCCATGTCCAAGGTGTTCGCGGCGGAAACGGCCATGTGGGTCACCACGAAAGCCGTGCAGATCCACGGCGGGCTCGGCTACACCAAGTCCTACCCGGTGGAACGCTACATGCGCGACGCCAAGATCACGGAAATCTACGAAGGCACCAGCGAAGTGCAGCGCATCGTCATCTCCGCCGGGCTTTTGAAATAG
- the FixA gene encoding Electron transfer flavoprotein, beta subunit has product MKKIAVCYKWVLSDADIRVNDKTHQLDMEKCKPQISEYDRNGIECGVQIKAASGAEFVGVSCGSACAASSKDALSRGPDAVYTLDDAVMAEADSTTTSKVLAGMIKAIGDVDVVICAEGSSDEYARQTGPRLAALLGWPSVSYVSKVTVNGDSFDLERKMEEGTEMVTVPAPVVLSVLPDVGEAPIPSVKQILGAKKKPANEMNLAGIGLSADAVKPFMKVESVLAPVTERKKIHLNADGKTIDAAAAELVKELSAAGIL; this is encoded by the coding sequence ATGAAAAAGATTGCCGTTTGTTACAAGTGGGTTCTTTCCGATGCGGATATCCGCGTCAACGACAAGACTCACCAACTGGATATGGAAAAATGCAAGCCGCAGATCAGCGAATACGACCGTAACGGGATCGAGTGCGGCGTGCAGATAAAGGCCGCCAGCGGCGCCGAATTCGTCGGCGTATCCTGCGGCTCTGCCTGCGCCGCCTCCTCGAAGGACGCCCTCTCCCGCGGGCCGGACGCCGTCTACACCCTTGACGACGCCGTCATGGCGGAAGCGGACAGCACCACTACCTCCAAGGTGCTGGCCGGCATGATTAAAGCCATCGGCGACGTGGACGTGGTCATCTGCGCCGAAGGCTCCAGCGACGAATACGCCCGCCAGACCGGCCCCCGCCTTGCGGCGCTGCTCGGCTGGCCCTCCGTCTCCTACGTTTCCAAAGTCACCGTGAACGGCGACTCCTTTGACCTTGAGCGCAAAATGGAAGAAGGCACCGAAATGGTGACCGTTCCCGCTCCCGTGGTTCTCTCCGTCCTGCCGGACGTCGGCGAAGCCCCGATCCCCAGCGTGAAGCAGATCCTGGGCGCCAAGAAAAAGCCCGCCAATGAAATGAACCTCGCGGGCATCGGCCTTTCCGCCGACGCGGTGAAGCCCTTCATGAAAGTTGAAAGCGTGCTGGCCCCGGTTACCGAACGCAAGAAAATCCACCTCAACGCCGATGGCAAAACCATTGACGCGGCCGCGGCCGAGCTCGTGAAAGAGCTTTCCGCCGCCGGTATTCTGTAA
- the FixB gene encoding Electron transfer flavoprotein, alpha subunit, with protein MRDIWIVAENPAWAAVLFAGAKAISSDAKIVAFVNGDEAAAKAAGSYGAAAAFAMPQPADGLWEGYAKPLAEKAKAETPALILVSASKRGRDLAAQVAAILDAPLFTDGKNVTVNGDAVTAQTMIYGGTGIKTATATATTALVTVGAKDYDPAPAGSAPGSVATLPYAATAAKVTGHQARPAASVNLPEAAKVVSVGRGFAEEAELAFARDLAAAIGAEVGCSRPIAEFFKWMPEECYVGISGQVLKPDLYLAVGISGQAQHLFGCRDAKCIVSINKDAECLMNQNADYYIVGDLKEVVPAIIKAAKG; from the coding sequence ATGCGTGATATCTGGATAGTTGCTGAAAACCCCGCCTGGGCCGCCGTTCTTTTCGCCGGCGCCAAAGCGATCAGCTCCGACGCGAAAATCGTTGCTTTTGTGAACGGCGATGAAGCCGCCGCCAAAGCCGCCGGTTCCTACGGCGCTGCCGCCGCGTTCGCCATGCCCCAGCCCGCCGACGGCCTGTGGGAAGGTTACGCGAAACCGCTCGCCGAAAAGGCCAAAGCGGAAACGCCCGCCCTCATCCTGGTGAGCGCTTCCAAGCGCGGCCGCGACCTGGCCGCCCAGGTTGCCGCCATCCTTGACGCGCCGCTCTTCACCGACGGCAAGAACGTCACGGTCAACGGCGACGCCGTGACCGCCCAGACCATGATCTACGGCGGCACCGGCATCAAAACCGCCACCGCTACCGCCACCACGGCCCTCGTCACCGTGGGCGCGAAGGATTACGACCCGGCCCCCGCCGGTTCCGCTCCCGGCTCCGTGGCGACGCTTCCCTATGCCGCCACCGCCGCCAAGGTCACCGGCCACCAGGCCCGCCCGGCCGCGTCCGTGAACCTGCCGGAAGCCGCCAAAGTGGTTTCCGTGGGCCGCGGCTTCGCGGAAGAGGCGGAACTCGCCTTCGCGCGGGATCTCGCCGCCGCCATCGGCGCGGAAGTGGGCTGCTCGCGCCCCATCGCGGAATTCTTCAAGTGGATGCCCGAAGAATGCTACGTGGGCATTTCCGGCCAGGTGCTGAAACCCGACCTGTATCTCGCGGTCGGCATTTCCGGCCAGGCCCAGCACCTGTTCGGCTGCCGCGACGCGAAATGCATCGTGAGCATCAACAAGGATGCCGAATGCCTCATGAACCAGAACGCCGACTACTATATCGTGGGCGATCTGAAAGAAGTCGTCCCGGCCATCATCAAGGCGGCGAAGGGCTGA
- the ydiS gene encoding putative oxidoreductase subunit with FAD/NAD(P)-binding domain (Evidence 3 : Function proposed based on presence of conserved amino acid motif, structural feature or limited homology; Product type pc : putative carrier), with product MADYDAIVVGAGLSGSTAAYLMAKAGLSVLVVERGDTAGSKNVTGGRLYGHSLEKIIPGFADEAPVERKVMRERITMMTPESAFTVDFAADKFADPASASYTVLRAEFDAWLAGKAEEAGCDVVCPAVVDDLLRDENGKIVGVIAGEDELTAEVVLLAEGVNGMLAQKAGLKKELSPHHVAVGVKEIVELGEGLVNDRFNLASGQGLCHMFAGSLSNNLVGGGFMYTNKDSVSVGMVMTVAGMCKSDKRLPDMMEEFRNSSPVRPFLEGGKLIEYSAHLVPEGGINMTPTLYADNVLVLGDTAGFCLNMGYTVRGMDYAIGSAECAAQTVIEAKERGDFSAAALSGYKTRLENSFVMQDMVTHKHAPDFVEHTPNLFNRYPELVQNIFLEMFTVNGPSKLMAKKALPHVLKAGLFSLAKDGLRGARAI from the coding sequence ATGGCTGATTACGACGCCATAGTCGTGGGCGCGGGCCTTTCCGGCAGCACCGCGGCCTACCTGATGGCCAAAGCCGGCCTCTCCGTCCTCGTTGTGGAGCGCGGCGATACCGCCGGGTCCAAAAACGTCACGGGCGGACGCCTCTACGGCCACAGTCTGGAAAAAATCATCCCCGGCTTCGCGGATGAAGCCCCGGTGGAACGCAAGGTCATGCGCGAGCGCATCACCATGATGACCCCGGAATCCGCCTTCACGGTGGACTTCGCGGCGGACAAGTTCGCGGATCCCGCTTCCGCCTCCTACACCGTGCTCCGCGCCGAGTTCGACGCCTGGCTCGCGGGCAAGGCCGAGGAAGCGGGCTGCGACGTGGTCTGCCCCGCGGTGGTGGACGACCTGCTGCGCGATGAAAACGGCAAGATCGTCGGCGTCATCGCCGGTGAGGACGAACTGACCGCCGAGGTCGTGCTGCTGGCCGAAGGGGTCAACGGCATGCTGGCCCAGAAGGCCGGTCTCAAGAAAGAATTGAGCCCCCACCATGTGGCCGTGGGCGTCAAGGAAATCGTGGAACTCGGGGAAGGGCTCGTCAACGACCGCTTCAACCTGGCTTCCGGCCAGGGCCTCTGCCACATGTTCGCGGGTTCGCTCTCCAACAACCTGGTGGGCGGCGGCTTCATGTACACCAACAAGGACAGCGTGTCCGTGGGCATGGTCATGACCGTCGCGGGCATGTGCAAGTCCGACAAGCGCCTTCCCGACATGATGGAAGAGTTCCGCAACTCCAGCCCGGTGCGCCCGTTCCTGGAAGGCGGCAAACTCATCGAGTACTCCGCCCACCTCGTGCCCGAAGGCGGCATCAACATGACGCCCACCCTCTACGCGGACAACGTCCTCGTGCTGGGCGACACGGCCGGGTTCTGCCTGAACATGGGCTACACCGTGCGCGGCATGGACTACGCCATCGGCTCCGCCGAATGCGCGGCCCAGACCGTGATCGAAGCCAAGGAACGCGGCGACTTCTCCGCCGCCGCCCTTTCCGGCTACAAGACCCGCCTGGAAAACAGCTTCGTGATGCAGGACATGGTCACGCACAAACACGCGCCGGACTTTGTCGAGCACACCCCGAACCTGTTCAACAGATACCCGGAACTCGTCCAGAACATCTTCCTGGAAATGTTCACGGTTAACGGACCCTCCAAGCTCATGGCGAAAAAGGCCCTGCCGCACGTTCTCAAGGCGGGCCTGTTCAGTCTGGCGAAAGACGGTCTCAGAGGAGCGAGGGCAATCTAA
- the fixX gene encoding putative 4Fe-4S ferredoxin (Evidence 3 : Function proposed based on presence of conserved amino acid motif, structural feature or limited homology; PubMedId : 12081978; Product type pc : putative carrier) produces the protein MNVEQKLSIDKFNVDEGHPHIVMNPENMDPEIERILTVVCPAGLYTLDDKGRMAFEFAGCLECGTCRVAVAHKKGALDWAHPRPSFGVQYRCG, from the coding sequence ATGAACGTTGAACAAAAACTTTCCATCGACAAGTTCAATGTGGATGAAGGCCATCCGCATATCGTCATGAACCCGGAAAACATGGACCCGGAAATCGAGCGCATCCTGACGGTGGTCTGCCCCGCGGGCCTCTACACCCTGGACGACAAGGGCCGCATGGCCTTTGAATTCGCGGGCTGCCTGGAATGCGGCACCTGTCGCGTGGCCGTGGCCCATAAAAAGGGCGCGCTGGACTGGGCGCATCCGCGTCCGTCCTTCGGCGTGCAGTACCGCTGCGGCTGA
- a CDS encoding conserved hypothetical protein (Evidence 4 : Homologs of previously reported genes of unknown function), with protein MKVRVKYCGGCNPRYDRKAVVERLQTAFPDTEFVETGDDDGPFDHVIVLCGCSAACASHEDLQGKHGKTVTSSEEECLRLEEILRSIPK; from the coding sequence ATGAAAGTCCGGGTGAAGTATTGCGGGGGCTGCAACCCCCGCTATGACCGGAAGGCGGTCGTCGAACGGTTGCAAACCGCCTTCCCGGATACCGAGTTTGTGGAAACGGGCGACGACGACGGGCCCTTTGACCACGTTATCGTGCTGTGCGGGTGTTCCGCCGCCTGCGCCTCACATGAGGATTTGCAGGGGAAACACGGCAAGACGGTGACCTCGTCGGAAGAAGAGTGTCTGCGTCTCGAGGAAATACTCCGCTCCATTCCCAAATGA
- the abfD gene encoding 4-hydroxybutyryl-CoA dehydratase/vinylacetyl-CoA-Delta-isomerase, with the protein MMTGDQYVESIKKINMKIFMFGEQVESAVTNPILRPSLNSVKATYDLAQNPEYEDLMTAKSHLTGKKINRFTHIHQSTEDLVKKVKMQRLLGQKTAACFQRCVGMDAFNAIFSTTFEIDKAHGTKYHQNFLKYLAMAQEQDLVTDGAMTDPKGDRGLSPSQQADPDLYLRVVERRPDGVVVRGAKVHQTGICNSHEVIVMPTIAMRPEDKDYAIAFAVPMDSEGLFMIIGRQSCDTRKLEGSKMDVGNCEFGGVEALTIFDNVFVPNDRIFLNGETDFAGMMVERFAGYHRQSYGGCKVGVGDVLIGAAAVAADYNGAHKASHLKDKLIEMTHLNETLYSSGIACSAEGKKTESGNYIIDLLLANVCKQNVTRFPYEITRLAEDIAGGLMVTAPSEKDFRHPKLGPYIDKYLKGVASVSTENRLKILRLIENLCLGTAAVGYRTESMHGAGSPQAQRIMIARQGNIEQKKKLAKAIAKIQE; encoded by the coding sequence ATGATGACCGGTGACCAGTATGTCGAAAGTATCAAAAAAATTAACATGAAGATTTTCATGTTCGGCGAGCAGGTCGAAAGCGCCGTGACCAACCCGATTCTGCGCCCGTCGCTGAACTCGGTGAAGGCCACCTACGACCTGGCCCAGAATCCCGAATATGAAGATCTGATGACGGCTAAATCGCACCTTACCGGGAAGAAAATCAACCGTTTCACCCACATCCACCAGAGCACCGAAGACCTGGTCAAGAAGGTCAAAATGCAGCGCCTGCTCGGCCAGAAGACCGCGGCCTGCTTCCAGCGCTGTGTGGGCATGGACGCGTTCAACGCGATCTTCAGCACCACCTTTGAAATCGACAAAGCCCACGGCACCAAATATCATCAGAACTTCCTGAAGTACCTCGCCATGGCGCAGGAACAGGACCTGGTCACCGACGGCGCCATGACCGACCCCAAAGGCGACCGCGGCCTTTCCCCCTCGCAGCAGGCCGACCCGGATCTGTACCTCCGCGTTGTTGAACGCCGCCCCGACGGCGTGGTCGTTCGCGGCGCCAAAGTGCACCAGACCGGTATCTGCAACTCCCACGAAGTCATCGTGATGCCCACCATCGCCATGCGCCCGGAAGACAAAGACTACGCCATCGCCTTTGCCGTGCCCATGGATTCCGAAGGCCTGTTCATGATTATCGGCCGCCAGTCCTGCGACACCCGCAAGCTCGAAGGCTCCAAGATGGACGTGGGCAACTGCGAATTCGGCGGCGTTGAAGCGCTGACCATTTTCGACAACGTGTTCGTGCCCAACGACCGCATCTTCCTGAACGGCGAAACCGACTTCGCCGGCATGATGGTTGAACGCTTCGCCGGCTACCACCGCCAGAGCTACGGCGGCTGCAAAGTGGGCGTGGGCGACGTGCTGATCGGCGCCGCCGCCGTTGCCGCCGACTACAACGGCGCGCACAAGGCCAGCCACCTCAAGGACAAGCTCATTGAGATGACCCACCTGAACGAAACCCTGTACTCCAGCGGTATCGCCTGCTCGGCCGAAGGCAAAAAGACCGAATCCGGCAACTACATCATCGACCTCCTGCTGGCCAACGTGTGCAAGCAGAACGTCACCCGCTTCCCGTACGAAATCACCCGCCTCGCCGAAGACATCGCCGGCGGCCTCATGGTGACCGCGCCGTCCGAAAAGGACTTCCGCCATCCGAAGCTGGGACCCTACATTGACAAGTACCTCAAGGGCGTGGCTTCCGTTTCCACGGAAAACCGCCTGAAGATCCTGCGCCTCATCGAAAACCTCTGCCTCGGCACCGCCGCTGTCGGCTACCGCACGGAATCCATGCACGGCGCCGGTTCCCCGCAGGCTCAGCGCATCATGATCGCGCGTCAGGGCAACATCGAGCAGAAGAAGAAACTGGCCAAGGCCATCGCCAAGATCCAGGAATAA
- a CDS encoding hypothetical protein (Evidence 5 : No homology to any previously reported sequences), producing the protein MPGWWPQSAATSEKYCRTSLFIWCFLELALRYDTAPVAAACVTRIPAAGTFTEFPQSRRGGAVPGMKVVLPASRHVL; encoded by the coding sequence GTGCCCGGTTGGTGGCCCCAATCCGCAGCAACAAGTGAAAAATATTGCAGGACAAGCCTTTTTATTTGGTGCTTTTTGGAACTAGCCTTGCGATATGACACCGCTCCCGTTGCCGCCGCGTGCGTTACGCGGATCCCGGCAGCGGGAACGTTCACGGAATTTCCCCAATCCCGCCGGGGCGGCGCCGTTCCCGGAATGAAGGTAGTACTGCCTGCGAGCAGGCACGTTTTATAA
- the bfmBAB gene encoding 2-oxoisovalerate dehydrogenase subunit beta: MKITVREAVRLALAEEMRRDSRVFVLGEDVGAYGGTLQVTLGLFEEFGPERVIDTPISEVAITGAAIGSAMMGMRPVLEIMFADFIPLALDQILNNAAKMCYSYDGEMCVPMVLRAPFGGGMRSGMHHCQNLEAMFAHIPGIKVVMPTTPEDAKGLLLAAIRDPNPVIYLEHKMLYGVRGDVPEGEYVTPIGKAAIRREGRDLTIVSCGAMVPKAMQAATDLAKEGIEAEVIDLRSILPLDHDAILTSVAKTTRLLIAHEACKTGGIAGEIAAVVAENIIDCLDAPIERVAAPDCPVPFSGTLEDAFLPQASQIVAQAKRMVSRTYA; encoded by the coding sequence ATGAAAATTACCGTACGTGAAGCCGTCCGGCTGGCTCTGGCCGAGGAAATGCGCCGCGATTCCCGCGTGTTTGTGCTTGGCGAGGACGTCGGAGCCTATGGCGGCACCTTGCAGGTGACGCTCGGCCTGTTTGAGGAATTCGGCCCGGAGCGCGTGATCGACACGCCCATTTCCGAAGTGGCCATCACCGGCGCGGCCATCGGCTCCGCCATGATGGGCATGCGGCCCGTGCTGGAAATTATGTTCGCGGACTTCATCCCCCTGGCCCTTGACCAGATTTTAAACAACGCGGCCAAGATGTGCTACTCCTACGACGGGGAAATGTGCGTGCCCATGGTGCTGCGCGCGCCCTTCGGCGGGGGCATGCGGTCCGGCATGCACCACTGCCAGAACCTGGAAGCCATGTTCGCCCACATTCCGGGCATCAAGGTGGTCATGCCCACCACACCCGAGGACGCCAAAGGGCTGCTGCTGGCCGCCATCCGCGACCCCAACCCGGTCATCTACCTTGAACACAAGATGCTCTACGGCGTGCGCGGCGACGTGCCCGAAGGCGAGTACGTCACCCCCATCGGCAAGGCGGCCATCCGCCGCGAGGGCCGCGATCTGACCATCGTCTCCTGCGGGGCCATGGTGCCAAAAGCCATGCAGGCCGCCACGGATCTTGCCAAAGAGGGCATCGAGGCCGAGGTCATCGACCTGCGCTCCATTCTGCCGCTCGATCACGACGCCATTTTGACGTCCGTCGCAAAAACCACGCGGCTCCTCATCGCCCACGAAGCCTGCAAAACCGGGGGCATAGCCGGGGAAATCGCGGCCGTGGTGGCGGAAAACATCATAGACTGCCTGGATGCGCCCATCGAACGGGTGGCCGCGCCGGATTGCCCGGTGCCTTTCAGCGGCACCCTGGAAGACGCCTTCCTGCCCCAGGCCTCCCAAATAGTGGCCCAGGCGAAGCGCATGGTCAGCAGAACCTACGCCTGA
- the acoA gene encoding Acetoin:2,6-dichlorophenolindophenol oxidoreductase subunit alpha, translating into MAKPKLHKEDLLKLYRWMLLSRLTEERMTEYHKHSPLPELPHAGIGQEAISAGTVFGLRKDDQILPSLRTRGAFIFKGIPSRTMMAGAFAKVTGAAGGKNTSHHMGDPSCGVVAGSGVVANHLPVAVGIALASKLQKKGYVAVPYFGDGGANRGDVHESMNMAAAMKLPVVFICENNGYAISTPFTYHSAVKDLASRAAGYGMPGVVVDGNDVLAVYEAAQAAYERARKGDGPTFIECKTYRWKNHSERDPRDLRPPKEVEAWKKKCPVLRFEKYLLETKTADKKALDEIRKGVIAEVDDAIAFAESSALPPAGEAALHVYCEGRTE; encoded by the coding sequence ATGGCAAAGCCGAAGTTGCACAAAGAAGATCTCTTGAAACTATACCGCTGGATGCTGCTTTCCCGCCTGACGGAAGAGCGCATGACGGAATACCACAAGCATTCCCCCCTGCCGGAACTGCCGCACGCGGGCATCGGCCAGGAGGCCATTTCCGCCGGGACCGTGTTCGGGCTCCGGAAAGACGACCAGATTCTGCCGTCCCTGCGGACGCGCGGCGCCTTCATCTTCAAGGGCATACCGTCCCGGACCATGATGGCCGGGGCCTTTGCCAAGGTGACGGGCGCGGCCGGGGGCAAGAACACCTCGCACCACATGGGCGACCCGTCCTGCGGGGTTGTGGCCGGGTCCGGGGTCGTGGCCAACCACCTGCCCGTGGCCGTGGGCATCGCGCTCGCTTCCAAGCTTCAGAAAAAGGGCTACGTGGCCGTGCCGTACTTCGGCGACGGCGGCGCCAACCGGGGCGACGTGCACGAAAGCATGAACATGGCCGCCGCCATGAAGCTGCCCGTTGTCTTTATCTGTGAAAACAACGGGTACGCCATTTCCACCCCCTTCACCTACCATTCGGCGGTCAAGGACCTGGCTTCCCGCGCGGCGGGGTACGGCATGCCCGGCGTGGTGGTGGACGGCAACGACGTGCTGGCCGTTTACGAGGCCGCCCAGGCCGCGTATGAGCGCGCCCGCAAGGGCGACGGCCCGACCTTCATCGAATGCAAGACCTACCGCTGGAAAAACCATTCCGAGCGCGACCCGCGCGACTTGCGCCCGCCCAAGGAAGTGGAAGCCTGGAAGAAAAAATGCCCGGTCCTGCGGTTCGAGAAATACCTGCTCGAAACCAAGACGGCCGACAAAAAAGCGCTCGACGAGATCAGAAAAGGCGTTATCGCGGAAGTCGACGACGCCATCGCCTTCGCGGAAAGCAGCGCGTTGCCGCCTGCCGGGGAAGCCGCTCTGCACGTCTATTGCGAAGGGAGGACCGAATAA